In the Muricauda sp. MAR_2010_75 genome, one interval contains:
- a CDS encoding BT_3928 family protein — protein MKYLVWISRILVGVLFIISGLIKLNDPVGFSFKLEEYFSPAVLDLPFLEPIALGISIFVVIVEVLLGVLLLIGFKPKITVWSLLAMIVFFTFLTFYSAYFNKVTDCGCFGDAIKLTPWESFTKDVILLVLILILFFGQKYITPLFNTKTNWIVGGAALLACILFANHVLNHLPSVDFRPYKIGANIEEGMTVPEGAPEPIYEYAWRFKVNGEDQIVVTNGDYPSVDGEFVDVETTQIQEGYEPPIHDFTIEKDGQNFASEFLNEDKLVMVVAYDLAKSNYSAFTEVAQVTEKAKQKGYKVIGMSASNDELANTMEQQYKLPFDFYFTDETALKTIVRSNPAVLVLKRGTIQQKVHYNDLDELSF, from the coding sequence ATGAAATATTTGGTTTGGATTTCAAGAATCCTTGTTGGGGTGTTGTTCATTATCAGTGGACTCATCAAATTGAACGACCCTGTTGGGTTTTCGTTCAAATTGGAAGAATATTTTAGCCCCGCTGTGTTGGATTTACCTTTTTTAGAGCCCATAGCTTTGGGAATCTCCATTTTTGTGGTCATCGTCGAGGTGCTATTGGGTGTACTTTTATTGATAGGATTTAAACCCAAGATTACCGTGTGGAGTCTTTTGGCGATGATCGTTTTCTTCACCTTTCTCACTTTTTATTCTGCATACTTTAATAAAGTAACCGACTGTGGCTGTTTTGGCGATGCCATAAAATTGACGCCGTGGGAGTCCTTCACGAAAGATGTAATTCTGTTGGTGTTGATTCTGATTTTGTTTTTCGGGCAGAAATACATCACGCCACTTTTCAATACAAAAACCAACTGGATTGTGGGTGGAGCGGCACTATTGGCCTGTATCCTCTTTGCCAACCATGTATTGAACCATTTGCCATCAGTAGATTTTAGACCCTATAAAATCGGAGCTAATATTGAAGAAGGGATGACCGTACCGGAAGGTGCCCCAGAGCCCATTTACGAATACGCATGGCGATTTAAGGTAAATGGAGAGGACCAAATTGTGGTTACGAATGGTGATTATCCTTCAGTGGATGGTGAATTTGTGGATGTGGAGACCACACAAATACAAGAAGGATATGAACCACCCATTCATGATTTTACCATTGAGAAGGACGGCCAAAACTTTGCCTCTGAATTTTTGAACGAAGATAAATTGGTGATGGTGGTTGCCTACGACTTGGCCAAAAGCAACTATAGTGCTTTTACAGAAGTGGCCCAAGTCACCGAAAAAGCCAAGCAAAAAGGATATAAGGTGATTGGCATGTCAGCCTCCAACGATGAATTGGCCAATACGATGGAACAGCAATACAAATTGCCTTTCGATTTTTATTTTACCGATGAGACCGCTTTAAAAACCATTGTTCGCTCCAATCCGGCCGTATTGGTATTGAAACGCGGAACCATTCAACAAAAAGTACATTACAACGACCTCGATGAACTTTCTTTTTAA
- a CDS encoding DUF1599 domain-containing protein, translated as MQQTSQQYDAVIQTCRELFLKKAQDYGTAWRILRLPSLTDQIFIKAQRIRSLQQNAVRKVDEGEQSEFMGIINYSIMALIQIKKGIVEQPDLTAEEAIALYDEEVAITKKLMEDKNHDYGEAWRDMRVSSLTDLILQKVLRVKQIENNQGATLVSEGVDANYQDMVNYAVFALIHLSKKE; from the coding sequence ATGCAGCAGACTTCCCAACAATATGATGCGGTGATTCAAACCTGCCGGGAATTGTTTTTAAAAAAGGCGCAAGACTATGGTACCGCATGGCGTATTTTGCGGCTTCCTTCCCTTACCGACCAGATTTTTATCAAGGCACAGCGTATTCGAAGCCTGCAACAAAATGCAGTTCGGAAAGTGGACGAGGGGGAGCAGTCAGAATTTATGGGGATCATCAATTATTCCATCATGGCACTCATCCAAATTAAGAAAGGTATTGTGGAACAACCTGATTTAACGGCTGAGGAAGCCATTGCCCTGTACGATGAGGAAGTTGCTATCACCAAAAAGTTGATGGAGGATAAAAACCACGATTATGGAGAGGCATGGCGCGATATGCGGGTGAGTTCCTTGACGGATTTGATTTTGCAGAAAGTACTTCGGGTCAAACAGATTGAGAATAATCAAGGCGCAACTTTAGTTAGCGAAGGTGTGGATGCCAATTATCAAGATATGGTCAATTATGCAGTGTTTGCACTGATACATTTAAGCAAAAAAGAATGA
- the folP gene encoding dihydropteroate synthase: MTINCKGELVDLSVPKVMGILNLTPDSFYDGGKYKDEAAILKQVEMMLEDGASFIDMGAYSSRPGAEHVDEDEELKRMLPIIGLILKHFPKTLISVDTFRSKVAAESLERGAALINDIAAGNLDTGMFNTVAHYQVPYIMMHLKGTPQSMQKEAKYDDLIKDLRFYFSKKMQEANSKKINDIIIDPGFGFAKTTEQNYTLLNHLDLFKTFEVPLLIGLSRKSMVYKVLNSNPKEALNGTTALHTIALLKGANILRVHDVKEAVECVKLVEALKANAL; encoded by the coding sequence ATGACCATAAACTGCAAAGGTGAACTCGTAGACCTATCCGTGCCTAAAGTAATGGGCATTCTTAACCTTACCCCGGATTCTTTTTATGACGGTGGAAAATATAAGGATGAAGCCGCTATTTTGAAACAAGTTGAAATGATGTTGGAGGATGGTGCCTCTTTTATTGATATGGGCGCCTATAGTTCCCGGCCCGGTGCGGAGCATGTGGATGAAGACGAGGAACTCAAACGAATGCTCCCCATAATTGGGTTGATTTTGAAACATTTTCCCAAAACCCTGATTTCTGTGGATACCTTTAGGAGTAAGGTTGCCGCCGAAAGTTTAGAACGGGGTGCTGCCCTGATCAATGATATTGCTGCAGGAAATCTGGATACTGGAATGTTCAATACCGTTGCCCATTATCAAGTTCCTTACATTATGATGCATTTGAAGGGTACGCCACAGTCCATGCAAAAAGAAGCTAAATATGATGACTTGATCAAAGACCTCCGATTTTATTTTTCAAAAAAAATGCAAGAGGCCAATTCAAAAAAAATAAACGACATCATTATTGATCCTGGCTTTGGGTTTGCCAAGACCACTGAGCAGAATTATACCCTTTTGAACCATCTGGACCTTTTTAAAACCTTTGAAGTGCCCTTACTTATAGGGTTAAGTCGAAAATCCATGGTCTACAAGGTGTTGAACTCAAATCCAAAAGAGGCCTTGAACGGAACCACGGCTTTGCATACGATTGCGCTTTTAAAAGGGGCCAACATTTTGCGGGTACACGATGTAAAAGAAGCCGTGGAATGTGTTAAACTTGTGGAAGCATTGAAAGCAAACGCCCTCTAA
- the cdaA gene encoding diadenylate cyclase CdaA has protein sequence MEFLNFLEFKITDIIDIVLVAALLYYIYKLVKGTVAINIFIGIVIVWALWKLTELLQMKMISSMVGGFMNIGLIALIIVFQQEIRKFLLMIGSTNFASKRNFIRHFKFLKQEAVPTVTDVEAVVAACERMGSTKTGAIIVIERNNSLDFIKSTGDAMNIEVTQPILESIFFKNSPLHDGAAVIQDNFITATRVILPVSNDRNIPLRFGLRHRAAVGITEKTDAICLVVSEETGSISYIKNGEFVPFKTSEELIQFIKKDLG, from the coding sequence TTGGAATTTTTAAATTTTCTTGAGTTTAAAATCACAGACATCATAGACATTGTGCTCGTGGCCGCGCTGCTCTATTATATCTACAAATTGGTCAAGGGTACGGTGGCCATCAACATTTTTATAGGTATCGTTATAGTCTGGGCGCTTTGGAAACTCACGGAACTTCTGCAAATGAAAATGATCAGCAGCATGGTCGGTGGGTTCATGAACATTGGGCTTATTGCCTTGATCATCGTGTTTCAACAAGAGATACGAAAATTCCTGTTGATGATCGGTTCTACCAATTTTGCTTCCAAACGGAATTTTATCCGTCACTTTAAATTTTTGAAACAGGAGGCTGTTCCCACAGTTACTGATGTTGAGGCCGTTGTTGCAGCCTGTGAACGGATGGGAAGTACCAAAACCGGGGCCATCATTGTGATTGAACGCAATAATTCCCTGGATTTTATAAAATCTACCGGAGATGCCATGAACATTGAGGTAACACAACCCATTTTGGAAAGCATCTTTTTTAAGAACAGTCCTTTGCACGATGGTGCCGCAGTGATTCAGGATAATTTTATCACGGCAACTAGGGTGATTTTGCCCGTTTCCAATGACCGGAACATTCCACTTCGATTTGGATTGAGGCACCGCGCCGCTGTGGGCATCACCGAAAAAACGGATGCCATTTGCCTTGTGGTGAGTGAAGAAACCGGTTCCATTTCCTATATTAAGAATGGAGAGTTTGTTCCTTTTAAAACGTCAGAAGAGCTTATTCAATTCATCAAGAAAGATTTGGGGTGA
- a CDS encoding DUF3667 domain-containing protein has translation MECKNCHANLQSLFDYCPTCGAKVIHKRLTLKNVSQDLGHLVFNLDNTLFKTFRHLISLPEVVITSYISGVRKKYMNPTGYFAIAATLGGLLIFILRNIYHVNLTHSSITDQDNPYMVTVFDYRTLLAYLILPFYALFTWLLFLGRKKMNYTEHLVANAYIIGQVSFVQVIVSLILFGLLKLQYDVFNWVYLLITIVYQFYVLGKIHQTRFGGTFFRGLAYLVLLSILMIAIGSLIIYMLLWTGQVSMEMLSPK, from the coding sequence ATGGAGTGCAAAAACTGCCATGCCAATTTACAATCCCTTTTTGACTACTGCCCTACTTGCGGTGCAAAAGTCATCCATAAAAGATTGACCCTGAAAAATGTTAGCCAAGATCTAGGCCATCTCGTCTTTAATCTGGACAATACCCTCTTTAAAACTTTTCGGCATCTTATTTCCCTACCAGAGGTTGTAATAACCAGTTACATTTCTGGTGTGCGGAAAAAATACATGAATCCTACTGGTTATTTTGCCATTGCAGCCACACTTGGTGGGTTGCTGATTTTTATATTGAGAAATATATACCATGTAAACCTCACTCATAGTAGCATCACCGATCAAGACAACCCTTATATGGTTACCGTTTTTGATTACAGAACCCTTCTGGCCTATTTGATCCTACCCTTTTATGCCCTCTTCACCTGGTTGCTGTTTTTAGGTCGTAAAAAAATGAACTACACGGAACATTTGGTGGCCAACGCTTACATTATTGGACAAGTTTCCTTTGTACAAGTAATAGTGTCGCTAATTTTATTTGGACTGCTCAAGCTACAATACGACGTATTCAATTGGGTATATCTGCTGATAACTATTGTTTATCAATTCTATGTATTGGGAAAAATACACCAAACCCGATTTGGAGGCACGTTCTTCCGTGGCTTGGCCTATCTTGTTTTACTATCTATTTTGATGATAGCCATAGGCTCCTTAATCATCTATATGTTATTATGGACAGGTCAGGTAAGCATGGAGATGCTTTCTCCGAAATAA
- a CDS encoding ABC transporter ATP-binding protein yields MSKSEEIGKAFDFRLFKRVFAHTKPYRVIFWVVAIAAILSAAFAVEIPILVRDIINEALDNKNSQELLTAVLLMLAVLVGQVTTQLAFNYYANLLGESVIKDIRVRLFKKMMGFKMTYFDNSSIGVLVTRAVADMQRIGEIFSQGFFMIVADVLKMLLAAAIMLYTSWKLALIVFAILPVILIATRLFQQAMKVAFIEVRAQVANLNSFVQERIAGMKIVQLFNREEIEKEKFRVINEKHQNAWLKTVWYNSIFFPVAEISYSIGIGLVVYFGVIQNIENVGLDDTGSIFAFFFLMDLLFRPLRQIADKFNTLQMGMVAANRVFKILDTDSHIADEGSVIKEDVKGDIKFKDVRFGYVKDEEVLHGISFEVKAGETVAIVGATGAGKSTIINLLNRFYEINSGQILIDGISIHDYTLQSLRSHIAIVLQDVFLFADTIANNISLRDENISVSEIETAAKQIGVHEFISSLPGGYQYNVKERGTMLSSGQRQLIAFLRAYVSNPSILILDEATSSVDTYSEQLIQQATDKITEGRTSIIIAHRLATIKKASKIIVMDEGQIVEIGTHKELLKKGGYYNDLYKAQFLEEEVA; encoded by the coding sequence ATGAGCAAAAGTGAAGAAATAGGCAAAGCGTTTGATTTTAGACTTTTCAAACGTGTATTTGCGCATACCAAACCCTACAGGGTCATTTTTTGGGTAGTAGCCATTGCAGCCATATTATCTGCTGCATTTGCCGTAGAGATTCCCATTTTGGTAAGGGATATCATCAATGAGGCGCTTGACAATAAAAACTCCCAAGAATTATTGACCGCTGTTCTGTTGATGCTTGCCGTACTCGTTGGTCAGGTGACCACACAATTGGCCTTTAATTACTACGCCAACCTTTTGGGGGAGTCCGTGATCAAGGATATTCGGGTAAGGCTCTTCAAAAAAATGATGGGTTTTAAAATGACCTATTTCGATAATTCCTCAATCGGGGTATTGGTGACACGAGCCGTGGCCGATATGCAGCGTATCGGGGAGATTTTCAGTCAAGGATTTTTTATGATTGTGGCCGATGTACTCAAAATGTTATTGGCGGCAGCCATAATGCTCTACACCAGTTGGAAATTGGCGCTCATTGTTTTTGCTATTTTGCCAGTGATCCTTATCGCTACGAGACTCTTTCAGCAAGCCATGAAAGTGGCCTTTATTGAAGTGAGGGCCCAAGTGGCCAATCTCAATTCCTTTGTGCAGGAACGCATCGCCGGAATGAAGATCGTACAACTTTTTAATCGTGAAGAGATTGAAAAGGAAAAATTCAGGGTCATCAATGAAAAACACCAAAATGCTTGGTTGAAAACCGTTTGGTACAACTCCATTTTCTTTCCTGTTGCCGAAATTTCCTATTCCATAGGCATTGGATTGGTGGTGTATTTTGGAGTTATTCAGAACATTGAGAATGTGGGATTGGATGATACAGGCTCCATTTTTGCCTTTTTCTTTTTGATGGACCTCCTGTTCCGTCCCCTGAGACAAATTGCAGATAAGTTCAACACCCTACAAATGGGAATGGTGGCTGCCAACCGCGTGTTCAAGATTTTGGATACCGATAGCCATATTGCCGATGAAGGTTCCGTGATAAAAGAGGATGTCAAGGGAGACATCAAATTCAAGGATGTTCGGTTTGGCTACGTTAAGGACGAAGAGGTGCTGCACGGTATTTCCTTTGAGGTAAAAGCGGGCGAAACCGTGGCCATTGTGGGAGCCACCGGTGCCGGAAAATCCACCATCATCAACTTGCTCAACCGTTTTTACGAAATTAATTCTGGGCAAATTTTAATTGATGGGATCAGTATACATGATTATACTTTGCAATCCCTTCGTTCACACATTGCCATTGTATTGCAGGATGTTTTTCTTTTTGCGGATACCATTGCCAATAACATCTCACTACGTGATGAAAATATTTCGGTATCAGAAATAGAGACGGCCGCCAAACAAATTGGGGTGCACGAATTCATTTCGAGCCTTCCAGGGGGCTATCAATATAATGTAAAGGAAAGGGGAACCATGCTATCTAGTGGACAACGACAATTAATAGCTTTCTTGCGGGCCTATGTGAGCAACCCCAGTATATTGATCTTGGATGAGGCCACATCTTCTGTAGATACCTATTCTGAGCAATTGATCCAACAAGCTACAGACAAGATTACCGAAGGAAGGACATCGATCATCATTGCACACCGACTGGCGACCATCAAAAAAGCCAGTAAAATTATTGTGATGGATGAGGGACAGATCGTAGAGATTGGAACTCATAAAGAGCTCCTCAAAAAAGGAGGCTACTATAACGATCTGTACAAGGCACAGTTCTTGGAAGAGGAAGTGGCCTAA
- the truA gene encoding tRNA pseudouridine(38-40) synthase TruA — protein sequence MRYFIQFSYFGKAYHGWQNQPNAITLQEVLEKALSTLLRQKVEVVGAGRTDTGVHAKEMFAHFDFDEIENKEDLVYRLNAFLPGDIAVQQLYQMVSEAHARFDAFERTYEYWVVQEKNPFYFDSAHFVKYPLDLEVMNKAATYLLDHTDFECFSKSNTDVKTYRCDVRQAIWEEKKDKLVFTITADRFLRNMVRAVVGTLLDVGMGKMAPEEIHTIIESKSRSEAGASVPAKGLYLTKVLYPKEIFDEQK from the coding sequence TTGAGATATTTTATCCAATTTTCCTATTTCGGAAAAGCATACCACGGATGGCAGAACCAACCCAACGCCATTACCTTGCAAGAGGTATTGGAAAAAGCCCTATCTACCTTATTGCGACAAAAAGTGGAAGTCGTTGGTGCGGGCAGGACCGATACTGGGGTGCATGCCAAGGAAATGTTTGCCCATTTTGATTTTGATGAAATTGAAAATAAGGAGGATTTGGTCTATCGGCTCAATGCCTTTCTGCCCGGAGATATTGCTGTGCAACAACTGTATCAAATGGTTTCTGAGGCACACGCCAGGTTTGATGCTTTTGAACGGACTTACGAATATTGGGTGGTACAGGAAAAGAATCCATTTTACTTTGATTCTGCCCATTTTGTGAAATATCCATTGGATTTAGAGGTCATGAACAAAGCGGCAACCTATTTATTGGATCATACGGATTTTGAATGTTTTTCCAAATCCAATACCGATGTAAAGACCTATAGATGTGATGTGCGTCAGGCCATTTGGGAAGAAAAGAAAGATAAATTAGTGTTCACCATTACCGCAGACCGCTTTCTAAGGAATATGGTGCGGGCCGTAGTGGGAACCTTGTTGGATGTAGGGATGGGCAAGATGGCTCCCGAGGAAATCCACACCATAATTGAAAGCAAGAGCAGAAGTGAGGCCGGGGCGTCTGTCCCCGCAAAAGGATTATATTTGACCAAGGTTTTGTATCCTAAAGAAATATTTGATGAGCAAAAGTGA
- a CDS encoding metallophosphoesterase, whose protein sequence is MTKILLLSDTHGHIDPTILKYAAQTDEIWHAGDIGDISVTDQLKALKPVRAVYGNIDDHNVRKEFPEHNRFMCEGVDVWITHIGGYPNRYDVRIREEIKLNPPKLFICGHSHILKVMNDKKLGLLHMNPGACGKHGFHQVRTMLRFAIDGDKISDLEVVELGKR, encoded by the coding sequence ATGACCAAAATTCTATTGCTATCGGACACTCATGGCCATATAGATCCAACTATTTTAAAATACGCTGCCCAGACCGATGAAATCTGGCACGCTGGGGACATTGGAGACATCAGCGTAACTGACCAACTTAAGGCATTGAAACCAGTCAGGGCGGTGTATGGTAACATCGATGACCACAATGTGCGAAAAGAATTCCCTGAACACAATAGGTTTATGTGCGAAGGGGTGGATGTTTGGATCACACACATAGGTGGCTACCCTAATAGATATGATGTACGAATACGCGAAGAAATCAAGTTGAATCCCCCAAAACTATTCATTTGTGGGCATTCCCATATCCTTAAAGTGATGAACGACAAAAAATTGGGATTGCTTCACATGAATCCCGGTGCGTGCGGGAAACATGGTTTTCACCAAGTTCGTACCATGTTACGGTTTGCGATTGATGGAGATAAAATTTCAGATTTGGAGGTTGTGGAGTTGGGAAAACGATGA
- a CDS encoding DUF4293 domain-containing protein — protein MIQRIQTFFLVVVALITGVLPFFLNLWIDVDGKEIYAENELWISIAFYASAVLAAVSIFMYKNRQNQFVVNRLNMILNLFLLGFFVYRSLSLSGETVVSEKGIGMLIPVFSIVFLVLANRAIKKDEDLVKSVDRLR, from the coding sequence ATGATTCAACGAATTCAGACGTTTTTTTTGGTGGTTGTTGCACTTATTACAGGTGTACTGCCCTTTTTTCTGAATTTGTGGATTGATGTGGATGGGAAGGAAATCTATGCCGAAAACGAACTGTGGATCAGTATTGCATTTTATGCCTCGGCAGTGTTGGCAGCGGTTTCAATTTTTATGTATAAGAACAGACAAAATCAATTTGTGGTAAACAGATTGAATATGATATTGAACCTTTTTTTACTAGGATTTTTCGTTTATCGATCGCTAAGCTTATCCGGAGAGACCGTGGTTTCTGAGAAGGGTATTGGGATGCTGATTCCTGTATTTTCTATCGTTTTTCTGGTCCTGGCCAACAGGGCCATCAAAAAGGATGAAGATCTTGTAAAATCTGTTGATCGCTTACGTTGA
- the rho gene encoding transcription termination factor Rho, giving the protein MFEISDLKAKKLPELQEIAKGLNVPKFKSLKKLDLVYQILDVQASNPKAVAESTSAPQNNGTPTPKPKRTRAPRPKKNEPKEKVAEASEKPASVQDDTNSKKEEPKGPPQKKDHKQNNTASKGQNNNRRTSQHQKGGSHDKKNSNFDKDLKNRYKEPEFEFDSIIESEGVLDIMQDGYGFLRSSDYNYLSSPDDIYVSQSQIRLFGLKTGDTVLGNIRPPKEGEKYFPLIKVNKINGLDPQVVRDRVSFEHLTPLFPKEKFKLAERQSTISTRIMDLFSPIGKGQRGMIVSQPKTGKTMLLKDIANAIAANHPEVYQIILLIDERPEEVTDMQRNVRGEVVASTFDKEATEHVRVANIVLEKAKRLVECGHDVVILLDSITRLARAYNTVQPASGKVLSGGVDANALHKPKRFFGAARNIENGGSLSIIATALTETGSKMDEVIFEEFKGTGNMELQLDRRISNRRIFPAIDLISSSTRRDDLLLDENTIQRMWIMRKYLADMNPVEAMEFMEQRIKQTKNNEEFLLTMNN; this is encoded by the coding sequence ATGTTCGAGATTTCAGATCTAAAAGCTAAAAAGCTTCCTGAGTTGCAAGAGATTGCCAAGGGTCTTAACGTTCCCAAATTCAAATCATTGAAAAAGCTTGATCTAGTTTATCAAATACTAGATGTCCAGGCTTCCAACCCAAAGGCCGTAGCAGAAAGCACCTCAGCACCGCAAAACAATGGTACCCCCACCCCAAAACCAAAGCGTACCAGAGCCCCAAGGCCAAAAAAAAATGAGCCAAAGGAAAAAGTGGCCGAGGCCAGCGAAAAACCAGCATCCGTGCAAGATGACACCAACTCCAAAAAAGAGGAGCCTAAAGGTCCGCCTCAAAAAAAGGATCACAAGCAGAACAACACTGCTTCAAAGGGACAAAACAACAATAGAAGAACCAGCCAGCACCAAAAAGGTGGTAGCCACGACAAAAAGAACAGCAATTTTGACAAAGACTTAAAAAATAGGTACAAAGAACCTGAATTTGAGTTTGACAGCATTATTGAGAGTGAAGGTGTCTTGGATATCATGCAGGATGGTTATGGGTTCTTGCGCTCTTCGGACTACAACTACCTTTCTTCACCCGATGATATTTATGTATCGCAATCGCAGATCAGATTGTTTGGGCTGAAGACCGGGGACACGGTTTTGGGTAACATTAGACCTCCAAAAGAAGGTGAGAAATATTTCCCCCTGATCAAGGTGAACAAAATCAACGGTCTAGATCCACAAGTGGTTCGGGATCGGGTATCCTTTGAGCACCTTACCCCCTTGTTTCCAAAGGAAAAATTTAAACTGGCAGAACGTCAGAGCACCATTTCCACCCGGATTATGGACTTGTTCTCCCCTATTGGCAAGGGACAACGTGGTATGATCGTGTCCCAGCCCAAAACGGGTAAGACCATGTTGTTGAAGGATATAGCCAATGCCATTGCTGCCAATCACCCAGAGGTATACCAAATCATCCTTTTGATTGATGAGCGGCCTGAGGAAGTTACCGACATGCAACGTAATGTGCGTGGCGAGGTGGTTGCCTCAACATTCGACAAAGAAGCTACTGAACACGTTCGCGTGGCCAATATTGTGTTGGAAAAAGCCAAACGTTTGGTGGAATGTGGCCATGATGTGGTGATCCTTTTGGATTCCATTACCCGATTGGCCCGTGCCTACAACACTGTACAACCTGCTTCTGGTAAGGTATTGAGTGGTGGTGTGGATGCCAATGCATTGCATAAACCGAAACGTTTCTTTGGTGCGGCCCGTAACATTGAAAATGGAGGTTCGCTTTCCATTATTGCTACGGCGTTAACAGAGACCGGCTCTAAAATGGACGAGGTAATTTTTGAAGAATTTAAGGGTACCGGTAACATGGAGCTTCAGTTGGACAGACGTATTTCCAACCGAAGAATTTTCCCTGCCATCGACCTTATTTCTTCATCTACCCGAAGGGACGATCTATTGTTGGACGAAAACACCATTCAACGTATGTGGATCATGCGTAAGTATTTGGCAGACATGAATCCTGTGGAGGCCATGGAATTTATGGAGCAGCGCATTAAGCAGACCAAAAACAACGAAGAGTTTCTGCTTACGATGAACAATTAA
- the rpsT gene encoding 30S ribosomal protein S20 has translation MANHKSALKRIRRNEAVRLRNRYQHKTVRNAIKKLRTEEDKKAAEALLPTVVGMIDKLAKKNIIHSNKAANLKSKLMSKVAAM, from the coding sequence ATGGCAAATCATAAGTCAGCATTAAAGAGAATCAGAAGAAACGAAGCGGTTCGTTTGCGTAATAGATATCAGCATAAGACCGTGCGTAATGCCATCAAAAAATTGCGCACCGAAGAGGACAAGAAAGCTGCTGAAGCCTTGTTGCCCACTGTTGTTGGTATGATCGATAAATTGGCCAAGAAAAACATTATTCACAGCAACAAAGCGGCCAACTTAAAGAGCAAATTAATGAGCAAGGTTGCTGCCATGTAA